The region AATGTTGCCTTTTTAGCACCGGGAATATTTCCTACAAACTTTCCACCACCTGTTCAGGAGAAGGAGTTTGATGTAGCGTTTATAGGTCCTGTTACAGACCCGACAATTATTGAGAACGGATGGAAAGAGAGGTTTGATGAACATATTTACGGTTTTGCTGTTGAGCTCGGAAGGATGATATACAGAAACCCTGATATGCCTATAAGGTACGCTTCAGGTTATCTTCTCTCACAGTTCAATCCACAGTTCCAGCAGGCTATAATCAACTTCCAACAGGAGAAGGATCAGGAGTTTATGGCTTTCCTTTCTGAGATAGGTATATACGCTATGAATCTGAGAAGATGGAACATACTTGAGTCTATAGAGGATTTTGATATAAATGTTCTTGGACCTGTAAATGGAGAGGTTAAAGAAAATATTATCGTTTATGAGGATGTTGTTAAAGAGAAGGATGTTATAAGCTTCCTTTCCAAGACAAAGATAACTCTTTTGAGCCAGCCTCCTTTCTTACCTTCGGGACTCGGTTACACAACATTCAACGCTGTTGCCTGCAATACTCTTACAATGATTGAGGAAAAGCTCTCAGCAAAATCCTTTTACCAGGCTGATAAGGAGATAGTGACATACCATCCTATAGACAGTGTGGAGATAGAAGGTAAGATAGCGTACTACCTTGAAGAGAACCCTATGGAAAGGGAGGCTATAGCCAAAGCTGGAAGGGACAGAACATTTAAGGATCACACAATAATAAACAGAGGTGAGTTTCTGGCAAATATAATGAAAGACCTTATTAAGCAGGCCTCAAAACCTGAAGAGAGTGAAGAAAAAGTACCTGATAAGGATCAGATAAATTAGGCTGTAGCGAAAGCTACAGCTTTCTTACAAAACCTTTTATATCCTTTTCTCTCATATATCTGTATGCTTCCTTTCTGCTTTTGAACTTTCCTACCAGAACCTTGTGGAGACCTTTCTCCTCAACAATGAATACATTTTTCAGACCAAGACCTGATATAAACTTTTCTGCCTTTTTTCTTGAACTGAAGGCACCAAGCTGGACGTAGTAAAAACCTTTTTCAGGAGAGAGAGCTGTTTCTTTCTGCTTCTTCTCTGCAACTTTTTTCTCTTTCTTTACCTCGGCCTTCTTTTCTATGTTTACTGTAGTTTTTTTCTGAATATCAGCTTTCTCTGTTTTCTCCTCTTTTTTTACTTTCTCCTCTTTTACCGGTTCAGCCTTTGATTCAGCTCTGTTTTCTTCCTTTTTCTCTACTTTTACCTCTGCCGATTTAGTCTCTGTAATATTTTTGTGTAACGGGATATGCTCGTCTAAATTCTTAGGTGTTCTCTCAGCAACTATATCTATCTCAGGCTCTGATATGGTCTCATTTTTACCTGAATATATATTTATCCCTATAACT is a window of Persephonella marina EX-H1 DNA encoding:
- a CDS encoding SPOR domain-containing protein, with product MDQDLKDTIKKLEEAKTKQEKIEKIIIILSGLLIIVIFSVIGINIYSGKNETISEPEIDIVAERTPKNLDEHIPLHKNITETKSAEVKVEKKEENRAESKAEPVKEEKVKKEEKTEKADIQKKTTVNIEKKAEVKKEKKVAEKKQKETALSPEKGFYYVQLGAFSSRKKAEKFISGLGLKNVFIVEEKGLHKVLVGKFKSRKEAYRYMREKDIKGFVRKL
- a CDS encoding glycosyltransferase codes for the protein MKPRVVFIKTPDPRGITDSIIEGLSKTIAARDFEVKVITPTKDNIQDLVNELMEFKPLFTFDLNLDGLIYAEQDGKKVPLADIVGNIHITWFLDDPMLHYAKIKPVISSNQILYLTIDVEHSQWLGSMGKNVAFLAPGIFPTNFPPPVQEKEFDVAFIGPVTDPTIIENGWKERFDEHIYGFAVELGRMIYRNPDMPIRYASGYLLSQFNPQFQQAIINFQQEKDQEFMAFLSEIGIYAMNLRRWNILESIEDFDINVLGPVNGEVKENIIVYEDVVKEKDVISFLSKTKITLLSQPPFLPSGLGYTTFNAVACNTLTMIEEKLSAKSFYQADKEIVTYHPIDSVEIEGKIAYYLEENPMEREAIAKAGRDRTFKDHTIINRGEFLANIMKDLIKQASKPEESEEKVPDKDQIN